The genomic region GAATACAAGCGGCTTTCGCGTTCATTCGGTCGCAATTGAAGGTCGCACGAAAGGCTTCTCTTACGGTATATTCAATTTTTCTTGTGGAGCTTCTGGGAACACCCGATTTGGATTTGAGTCCTTGTTCCAAAACGAGGTAAACTTTTTTACCGCTCGCAAATTTCTGATCCGGCTTGAGCAAAAACGTACGTTCCGTTTTTCCTTCTCTGTAGTTCGCCTTTAGGATTTGTTTTTCTACGGAGCCGCCGACCTTGCTAAAACCGATCTTGTCTCGAAGTCCTTCGGTTACGAAATAAAGATGATCGCTCATCGAGGAAGAATCGGGTTCGGAATCCAGATCCACGATAAAAATCTGATCCTCGTCTATGATTCCTCCTTCGTAAGGAGAGGAAGAATCCATTTCGGGTCCGCCCGTGTTGAAGGAGAATTTTTCCCCTTCGTTCAAAGAATTTCCGGCCACCGATTTGACCTTTTTCGTTTCGAAGATACATTCCACTCCGCCCGGAAGAACGTCTTGAAATTCGAGAACCCAGTTTTTGTCGTCTACCCAACGTTGTGTTCCTTGCACCGGACAACGGATCTCGAATGGATAGAGGGAGAATTTCGGATTTCCCAACGGAATCATAGACTCCGAAAACTTAGCCCGGATCTGAGACGGTTTTTTCACCTCACCGGTAGGACCGAACTCGATTCTTACCTGAGCGTGAATCGTTCCCGCAAAAAGAAACAAAATCAGTAAATAAATTTTAGAAAAAGATTTGGTGGGAATTCCGAAGGAAAAATTCTTCCCTTTGAAAAGTTTCTCATATTGTAAAACGAAAGATTGGAAGGTTTGCGAAAAGTGGATCCAAGGACTCAAGGGTTTCTCCCGAAACGGAAAGTTATTTCGGAAAGAAAACCCTAAGTCAAAAAGAGAAGCAAGCGAAAACCGATTTCAGCCCGCGATACTTGCTTCTCGAATCAGAATATCGGGAACCTTGATCGAAGAATAAGAATCGTTGTATTCGTTTGAAATTCCATCGATTCGGAAAAGAAGATCAAAAAAATTCAGATTCATTGTTATACTGTCCACCGGATGAACAGGCATTCCGTTTTTGTAATAGATCCCTTGAACTCCGATCGAAATTTCCCCCGAAACCGCGCTACAACCCGAACCGCCTTCGAGTTTCAAAACGTAAATACTTTCCGGCACGCTTTTCAACAATTCTTCGAGGGTTTTATCGCCCTTCGGTACAACGTAATTGTTAAACGAAGTTCCCACTCTTCCGCCGTAGGAGCGAACCGCGTTTCCCGTAGGAGCCACTCCCGCTTTTTTTGCGGATTCCAAATTGTAGAGATAGGTTTGTAAAACCCCGTTTTCGATCACCGCTTTTTTGCGGGTCAAAACACCTTCCGCATCAAGCAATCTCGAACCCGGATAATCCCGAACATGAGGATCACAATATACGTTCCAATTCGAAGAGGCGATTTGAGCGCCGATCTTTCCGTCCAAACGCGAAAGACCTTTTTGAACGCTGTCCGCCGAAAACGGCGAAGAAAACATTCCGAAAATCTGAGGACTGATTCGATTCGACAAAACGATCGGATACGATCCGCTGGGAATCGATTTCGCTCCCAACAACGCAAAAGAACGTTGCGCGGCGGTGGAAACGATATGTTCGGGTTGAATCCGATCCAAGTCCAAACCGGAGCGGGTATAACCGCCCATCTTCTTCGTTTTTCCATCCGTTGCGACTAACGCAACTCCGGCGGAAACGAGATTCGATTTTTCACTGTGATAAAGTCCATTCGAATTCGCTAATATAAAACGGCTCCAGGTTTTACCCGCGTACGAATACGGAACGTTTTCGATCTTATCGCCGACCGACCAAGCGAGATCGTCCAGTTTTTCGCCCGTGGATTTCAACCATTCAAAACCGAGGGATTCCAAGGATTCTTCGTAGGAACGAATGTCGATCTTAGGAAGTTCGGAAGGACCGGGCAAGTCGATGTCGAGCGGGTCAGAAATTTTCGCCTGCGAAATCGCGTCTTCCACCATCTGCGTCAAAGCTTCTTCGGATAATTTTTCGCTGTACGAATAACCGGGTTTGCCGGATTGAATCAGACGGATTCCGATTCCTCTGGAATTGGAAAGTTCGGTGTTGCTCACACGTTTTCGAAAGAGTTCGATTCCTACGTCCTTCGATTCGGAACCCACGAGATCGTATTGATCGAGTCCCTTCTTTTTACAAACGTCTAACACGTATTCGACGGACCTGTCCAGATTCATGAACGACCTCCCACGAGAATTTCGTCCACTTTCAAAGAAGGTTGACCCACGGTGACCGGAACCGAACCGGAAGAAGCGCCGCACATTCCCGCCGCGAGTTCGAGATCGTTTCCTACCATGCTGATCTTGGGAAGAATCTCGTCTCCCTTACCGATCAAGGTCGCTCCCCGTACCGGTTCGGCGATCTTTCCGTTTCGGATAACGTATCCCTCTTCCACGGAAAAATTAAATTCTCCCGTGGATGGGTTTACTGAACCGCCGCCCATCTTCTTTGCAAAAAGTCCGTAGTCGATTCCGGATAACATGGATTCGAAAGAATCGGTACCGGCCGCTATGTATGTATTTCTCATTCGGGAAACCGGAGCATACATATAACTTTCTCTTCTCGCACTTCCCGTTCTGGGAACTCCCACTTCTTCCGCACCGACCCGATCGGAAAGATAACTCTTTAGAATTCCATTCTCGATGAGAACGGTTTTCTGCGGAGCCGAACCTTCATCGTCGACGGTGATACTTCCCCAAGAATCGGGAATCGTTCCGTCGTCGATCGCGGTCAAACAGGACTGAGCGATTCTTTCTCCGAGTTTATCCACAAACGGAGAGGATTTTTTACGAATCGCTTCGGTTTCCAATGGATGTCCGCAGGCCTCGTGAAAGATCACTCCACCGAAACCGTTGCCCATCACCACGGGCATTTTTTTACCTTGGATATAACCGGCCGACAACATCAGAAGCGCTCTTTCGGCCGCGGTCTTGGAAAGTTGTTCGATCGGAAGATTGCTAAAAAATTCAAAACCTTTTCGTGCTCCCGGATTTTCGGAGGCCACAAAACGTTCTCCCCCTTTTTCGGCGGCGACGTTGATGCTAAATCTGCTCCGAACTCTTAGGTCTTCGAGCGCCAATCCTTCCGAGTTGTAGATTCCGATTCTCGAAACCGAATCGGATGCGGAGGCGCTGACTTGAACGATATTGGAAGAAGCGCCTCGAGCGGTTTTGTCCGCACGGAATAAAAGTTCCAGTTTTTCATCCGGAGAAATTTTACGGGGATCTTTGACGTTGGCCGGAAACGAAGGAACTTTTAAATCTCCTCGTAATACGAGGGCTTGTCCTTTTCCTTTCGCGGCTCCTCTCGAATCGGCCAAAAGGTCTATGAGAGAAATTAAATGTTCCGGGTCTTCGTTGTTCGTATGCGCGTAGAGAACGTCGGTTCCGTAGATCAATCGAATTCCGATTCCGTAATCGATTCCGGCGAAACTCTGTTCGATTTTTTGATCTCTTAAACTTACCGAGGAAGATCTTGTCTCCTCTTCGAATATTTCCACGAAATCTGCTTTTCTGGACAATCCCGCTTCCAGGATCCGGTGGGCTTTGTTTGTCTGCATTCTATCCTTTTAGACTCCGAGGATTCTCGGAGTCCGTAGTTTTTCTAGGTTAAGGCTTTTTGATTTTTTCCCTGTATTTGATCGCGTGCGCCGTTGCTTTCCATTTGACTCGATTCCAAACGACTAAAAGAATACTCGTTTCCTCGACTTCGAAACGATAATTCATGATCTCGTCCCCGCCCAGGGCCTTCGATTTATCGCGCAATTCTTTGTAACCGGTTTCACCCGTAACCACGAGCATCAACCAAGAAGTATAAACTCCTTCCGTTTCCACGGTTCCCAAAATTTGAAAATCGTCCGAAGAGATCAGATATTGAGTGTAATTCGTGCCCAAACCGGGAACTCGAATATCCCTGTAGATACAACCGCTCAGCAAAAAGGAAACAAACGCCAAAAGCAGAATGTTTCTCAGTTTCAAAACTCTCATATACTTTCCTCCCAAATTTTAAACAAGTCCATTATAAATCTCGAATATACTTCTGTTCCGGTAATTGTCCTTGAAGAGCGAGTCGGATATAATCGACTCCTTTTAGGTCGTCCGAATAACGGGGGATCAAGTGGAAGTGCATGTGAGGAACCATCTCCGAAACCGTCACGGTATACACTTTAACGGGAGAATGGTTTTTATAAATCCAATCGGTCGCGAACTCGAGCGCCTTTGCGAAATCGGAAAACGCATCCTTGGACCAATCCCGATACGAGGTCCAATGCGAACGGGGTTCTATGTAAAGATACCCTTTGAGTTTTTTTTCTTCCTCGGAATGACGGACCGAAAATTCTCCGAAACGGAAAAGAATTTCAGAATCGTCTCCGGATTGATGAAACTTACAAAGTGGACAATCGGACATGAAAGGACCTAAAATCGATTTCTATGATTATTTCAAAGATTCTCCTCTTGTATAGGAGAAAATGA from Leptospira kmetyi serovar Malaysia str. Bejo-Iso9 harbors:
- a CDS encoding TldD/PmbA family protein, with the translated sequence MQTNKAHRILEAGLSRKADFVEIFEEETRSSSVSLRDQKIEQSFAGIDYGIGIRLIYGTDVLYAHTNNEDPEHLISLIDLLADSRGAAKGKGQALVLRGDLKVPSFPANVKDPRKISPDEKLELLFRADKTARGASSNIVQVSASASDSVSRIGIYNSEGLALEDLRVRSRFSINVAAEKGGERFVASENPGARKGFEFFSNLPIEQLSKTAAERALLMLSAGYIQGKKMPVVMGNGFGGVIFHEACGHPLETEAIRKKSSPFVDKLGERIAQSCLTAIDDGTIPDSWGSITVDDEGSAPQKTVLIENGILKSYLSDRVGAEEVGVPRTGSARRESYMYAPVSRMRNTYIAAGTDSFESMLSGIDYGLFAKKMGGGSVNPSTGEFNFSVEEGYVIRNGKIAEPVRGATLIGKGDEILPKISMVGNDLELAAGMCGASSGSVPVTVGQPSLKVDEILVGGRS
- a CDS encoding HIT family protein gives rise to the protein MSDCPLCKFHQSGDDSEILFRFGEFSVRHSEEEKKLKGYLYIEPRSHWTSYRDWSKDAFSDFAKALEFATDWIYKNHSPVKVYTVTVSEMVPHMHFHLIPRYSDDLKGVDYIRLALQGQLPEQKYIRDL
- a CDS encoding LIC11742 family lipoprotein; translation: MRVLKLRNILLLAFVSFLLSGCIYRDIRVPGLGTNYTQYLISSDDFQILGTVETEGVYTSWLMLVVTGETGYKELRDKSKALGGDEIMNYRFEVEETSILLVVWNRVKWKATAHAIKYREKIKKP
- a CDS encoding TldD/PmbA family protein — translated: MNLDRSVEYVLDVCKKKGLDQYDLVGSESKDVGIELFRKRVSNTELSNSRGIGIRLIQSGKPGYSYSEKLSEEALTQMVEDAISQAKISDPLDIDLPGPSELPKIDIRSYEESLESLGFEWLKSTGEKLDDLAWSVGDKIENVPYSYAGKTWSRFILANSNGLYHSEKSNLVSAGVALVATDGKTKKMGGYTRSGLDLDRIQPEHIVSTAAQRSFALLGAKSIPSGSYPIVLSNRISPQIFGMFSSPFSADSVQKGLSRLDGKIGAQIASSNWNVYCDPHVRDYPGSRLLDAEGVLTRKKAVIENGVLQTYLYNLESAKKAGVAPTGNAVRSYGGRVGTSFNNYVVPKGDKTLEELLKSVPESIYVLKLEGGSGCSAVSGEISIGVQGIYYKNGMPVHPVDSITMNLNFFDLLFRIDGISNEYNDSYSSIKVPDILIREASIAG